The genomic window GGCGGCGGATGAGCCGTTCGAGGCGCTCGCGCTCGCTTTCCTTCATTCCTAAATCTTCGAGCGTGAGCAGGCCGCGCGCCTTGTCGAGAAGTCTCAGCACGAGCCGCTCGCCGTGCTGCGTCGGCAGCGAGCTGACGCGGATGTCCACGAGCCTGTCGCCGAGGCTTATTCCTATGCGTCCGTCCTGCGGCACGAAGCGTTCCGCTATGTCCATGTTCGCCATGACTTTTATGCGGCTCGTCACGGGGGCCTGGTGGCCCTTCGAGAGCGAGTATTTGTCCGTGAGCACGCCGTCTATGCGGTAGCGCACGGCGACGCGGTCCTCGTACGGCTCGATGTGTATGTCGGTGGCGCGCTCGCGCAGCGATTCCATCAGTATGCCGTTGACTAGGCGGACGACGGGCGCGTCAACGCTGTCGCTCATTACCTCCTGGCGCGCGAGCTCGGAGAGGTCGTCCACCTCTTCTATCGCGTTGAGGGTCTCCTGCCCGACGCCGCTCTTTATGTCGTAGAGCGCGCGTATCAGGCTTTGTATCTCGGCGGGCGGGCAGAGCGTCTCCGCAAGGCGCGCGCCCGTGGCCGCGGCGAGGAGCTGCGCGTCCGGCGTCGCCGCGTAGTCGGAGACGGCGACGGTCATCACGCCGCCCTCGAGCGCGAGCGGGACGATGCACCTGTCGCGCAGCGCGTCTAGGCTCACGCCCTCCGGTATGAGGGCGATTATTTTTTCCGGCGTTATGTCGAAGTCCTTTATCGAGCGCGCGGGCATTTTATTTCTTCGGCGCTTCCGTCTGTTCCGTAACGTCGCCCGACTGCGGCGCGTAGATCAGCCCCTTCGGGTCGAGCATCTCGCGCGTCACGCCTTCTTTGCGCGTCGCCTTCTGATAGTCGCTGTTGTTGCGCTGTATCAGTATGCGCTCGGCTTCGCTGAGCTCCTGGCCGTTGCGGATGATATTGTCGGTGACTTTCGAAGCGTGCTCCGGCGTCTCGATTATGTACGGCGTGAGGAATATCATGAGGTCCACCTTCTCGCGCTGTTTTTCCGTCGATTTGAAGAGGTTGCCGACGAGCGGTATATAGGAGAAGAAGGGCACGCGGTTCTTGAGCTCCTTCTCGGCCTCGCGGATGAGGCCGCCTATTATGACGGTCTGCCCGTTGGCGACGAGGACGGTGGTCTTGACCTCGCGCTTCGATGTTATCGGCGTGGCATTGTTCGTCGTCGTCTGGAGTTCCTCTATGCGCTGCTCTATCTCGAGCGCGACGAGGTTGCCGCTCCTGATGTGAGGCGTGACGTTGAGGATGAGGCCGACGTCCTTGTATTCGTAGCTGTTGGTGACGGAGTCGGTGTTGGTCTGGTTCGTGAGGCTGCCGGTGAGCTGCGGGATGACCTGCCCGACCTGGAGCGAGCTTTCGAGGTTGTCGGTGCAGAGCAGCCGCGGCATGGAAAGTACGTTTATCGCGTCGAAGCGGTTGAGCAGGCGGATGTAGGCGTACATGAGGCCCGCGCCCTGGGTGTTGGTGAGAGTGTTATTCCCCATATAATTGCCCTGATTGTCATACAAGGGGACGTTTTCCTCTTGCGTTATTAAGCTTTGATAGAGAGACATAACATCTCCAGGGACGGCTGTATTTCCGAGTTGTACGTTTCCAGCCACCACAGCGTCGCCCATTATATCGCCGCCCCACGCCGCCCAGTCGATGCCGGCGCTGTTGAGCTTGTTGAGGCTGACCTCTGCGATGAGGCCGCGCAGCATGACCTGCTTCGGCTGAGTGTCGAGCTGTTCCAGTATGGACTTGAGCGAGTTGTACTGCTCCTGCGAAGCCGTGAATATGAGGCTGTTTGTCGGAAGGTCGGGGACGACCGTCGAGGGCATCGCGCCCTCCTTGTCGGGCGAGAGCTTCGCCGCGGTCGCGAGTATCTGCGAGAGCTGCTCCGCGACTGATTTCGCGTCGGCGTTGTGCAGCTTGTAGACGTGGAAGTTTTCGGTGCGCGAGGGCAGGTCGAGCTCTTTTATCACGCGCTCGGCCTCGCGGATGTTCTGCGACGTGCCTATTACGACTATGCGGCCCGTGCGCTCGTCGGCGACCGCCATGAGACCGGCGAGCTTCGACGAGGCGTCCTTGCCCATCGCGTTCATCTGCGCCTCGAGCAGCTTCGCGTTCGCGTAGGAGAGCGGGACGACCTTTATCACGCGGATGCTGTCGGGCGCGTCGAGCGCGCGGATTATGCCGACGGCGCGGTTCAGCGCAGAGGCTTTGCCGACGAGCATGACGGAGCTGCCGTTGCCGACCGGCGATACCTGCACGTCCTTCATCGCGGTCTTGAGCGGCGCGACGACGTAGCCTGCCTTGACGTAGTTGAGCGGCACGACCTGCACTATGACGGCGTCGCTCGGCCCTACGCTGCGGTCGCTCTTGACGACGTAGCCGGTGGTGACCGCGCCGCCAGACGAGGGCGTGACCTTAGAGTAGCCGTCCATCTGCTCGAGCGTGAGGTTGTTCATCTCGAGCACGGAGAGCATGACCTCGCGCGCCTCGTTGAGCGTGACGGCCTTCGGCGAGACGACTGAGACGGTGCCCGATATGCCGGGGTCTACGAGTATGTTTTCGCCGAGAAGCTCGGACATGAAGCGGAGGAATTTGACGATTTCCACATCTTTGAAGTTGAGCTGAACGCGGCCCGAGGCGCGCATCTCGTTCGCCGCCTTCATGAGGTTCAGCTCTTCCTGGTCGGGCTCCGCCGCTCGCGCGGCTGGGCAGGCCGCGAGTGAAAGCGCGGCGGCCGCGAATAATATATAAAGCAATCTTTTTCTGACCCTCATATCAGTCACTCCCGCTTTTTCGATAAATTTCTATGCCGAAGCCCCGCGCCGGGGCCGCCGTCAGTCGTTTTCTCCGTTTTCGGAACTTTCTCCGGAGGACGCGCTCTGAGCCTCGAGCCTGTCTTTGCGCGCGTCCTCTTCGGATTCGAGGTAGACGGTCATGCGGTTGTCCTTCGCGTCGCGCACGACCAGCTCGCGCCATTTAACGAGCACCGTCTCAGAAACGTCGCCGGAGCGCCCCGTGCCGTCGAAATCCAGCCCTTCGAGGTCGAGCCGTCCGAAATCCTCGCCGAACAGCTCCGTCTCCTTTTCCTCAGTCTCCCAGCGTAGGTCGCCGCTCGTGCCGCGCTCGTCGAGTACTCCGGTCAGCACGCCTATCTCTATCTCGCGAGCGCCGTCGAGCAGCTTCTCCCTCTCGCTCACAGCGGCGAGCGTGTTCTGCGAGAGGATGACGAGCTTGAGCGCCGCCGTGCCGACCGTTGCGAGTATCACGACCGCGACGAGCACCTCGAGCAGAGTGAATCCGCCGCGCTTCACGCCGCTACTTCACCTGATAGCGCAGCTCGACGGGCTTTCCGCCACGAAGCACGGTCACGTCGAAGCGGCTGCCAGCGATGAGCGAGTTCAGCGCGTTCGAGGCGTCCGCGACGTTCGTGATGTTGACGCCGTTTATAGCGCTTATCACGTCGCCCTGCGCCACGCCGACGCGCGCGAGGACGCTGTCGGGGGCGAGGCTCTCGAGCTTCATCCCCGAGGCGTCGGGCGTAGGTATCATGCGCACCTTCGCAAGCTCGTCGTAGGGGTTCATCAGCAGAGCGTCCACAAGCTCGCGCGGCACGGCCCCCTCCTGCCCCTCCGAGGCCGGTTCAAGCCCCGAGAAGTCGAGCTCCTGCTTCTCGGGCGCGCGCGTCTCGGTCCTGCGCTGCGGCGGATTGCCGCGCCTCGTGCGGCGGCGGCTGTTCAGCCGCGAGTCGTCCGGGGAGCCGCAGCCCGAAAGCAGCAGATATATCGGATGCCCGCTCGTCCCGTCGGAGAGCGTCGCTTCGCTGTATTTGACATCCGAGAGCGTGAAGCCCTCTATTTTCTGTCCGGTAAGCACGAGCCGCGTCTGTCCGCCCGTCTCTATCCACGCGCCGATCCCGGGCAGGGTGCCGCGCAGAGCGAAGGATTTGAGCGCCTCGGGCGTGGCTTTGACCGCGCCGCCCGCTTCGTCCTCCTTCACGGCGCGCACGTCGGCCTTGAAGGGGTTCGCCTCGGCGAACGACTCCGCGCCTCCAGTGCGTCCCGCGTTGGCGAAGGACGGGGCGCGGCGGCCGACTGCGCGAGCCGCGGCCGTGTCCGCGCCGAGCGCGGCGGACATCAATGCACTCTCGATAAAGGCGCACGCTATGTAGCCGGCGAAAAGCCCCGCAGCGAGCGCCGCGAGCGTGAGCACGCGCGGCGAGAGTACCGCGCCGCCCTGCGGCGCTGCGGCCTTCGCCGCCTCCGAGACGCCCGCGCGCGACACGAGAGCGCGCACGCGCCGCGGCAGTTCCGCGAATCTTCCGGCGAAGCGGCGGCTCATCTCTCTATCCTCCATTCGCCCTCTTTTATCTTTTTGAGCGGAAGCATGTTCGCCGTCCTAAGCATTTCGAGCATCCTGTCGAGCTCAGGCGGCACGCTGACGAGCAAGCGGGCGCGCGCTATGCGCATGGAGCCCAGCGATATCTCCGCCGAGCCGGAAATCGAGGAAGGGCCGGTGAACGATATGTTCTCCAGCATCACGGCCCGCGGCGTTACGCGCACGTCGGCCTCGCCGCGGTTCCACTCGACCGCCTGGCGCGTCACGGGGACGAGGCTGCCACGCCCGAAGGTCAGGCGCGCGCTCTTTTCCTCCGAGAACAGCGACGAAAGTATATCAGGCGCGACGTATAGCTCGCGCACGCTAAGCCGCGCGGCCGGAAGGTCTGCCCCGACGCCGGAGTAGGAAAAAGTTTTCGAAAAAAGACCCGATACGTCCGAGGACGAGGCGGTCAGATAGACGCCGCGCGAGGCCGCCTCACGCGCCGCAAGCGCGAAGAGCGACGAGCCGAGCGTCCGCCACGGGAAGAAAATAAAAATTCCGACTATCAGCCCCGCGATAGCAACGGCGGCGAGGCGGAGATTTTTTTTCATTGCGCCTCCCCCTCTATCGTCAGCGTCACGTTGAGCAGCCGTCCGTCGCGCCGCGCTTCGAGCGCACGCACCTCGGCGGTCTTTACCGTCAGGCCGTTCCCGCGTATTTCCGCCGCAAGGGATTGAAACTCGTCTGGATAAAGCCGGTTGACCTGAAGCGCGAGCCCCGCCGGAGAGGACGAGAGTTGCGCGACCTTCGGCTGAAGGCCGGTCTTGTCGAGTATCGCGGATACGGCGGTAAGAGGCTCTTCCGCGGACACGACGCTGCGCTCGGGATACGAACGCAGCTCGGAGGCCGCGCGCAGCACCTGCTCCGCCTCGCGCAGGCGCGAAGCGTTCTCGCCTTTAGCCGAGAGCGCCGAGACGAACGCGACGGCGAAAGCGAGCCACACCGCGGCGGCTATCAGAGCCGAGCGCCGCAGCCGCGCAAATTCCGGCGCGCCGCGTATCTCGTCGAGATTCAGATTCATCTGTCGCGCCCCCCTTCCGAAAGCTGGAAGGTGAAGCGCATGCCGCCGCCCGGTATCTGCTGCACATCGCCGAGACGGACGGAAAATCCGTTTTTGGAGAGCTCGCCGCGCAGCGTCTGTATGTCCTCGGTCTTCTGCGCGCGGCCTTCAAGTTCCGTGCGCTCCGCGCCGTAGCGCAGAGCGTCGAGGCGCGTCCCCTCGGGCGCGGATTTCCACGCCGCGGCTACGCCCGCAAGCACGCCGTCGAAGGAGAGCTGTACGCCGCCGCCCGAGACTGCGCGAAGTCGCCGCGTGACGGAGGTCAGAGGCGCGCGGCTTTCTTCGCCGAGCGCCGCGGAGTATATTTTTGAAGGAGACGATGCGAACGAATCCTTAGCGTATAAATTCTGCGCGAGAAGCGCGAGCGACAGGACGAGGCAGAAAAGCCCGACGGCGGTCGCAGCGCGCAGTCCGGAAAAAGCCGAGGCGAAGAAGCTCTCGCGGCGTTCCGCCGCGGTCGCGCCGCTGTTTGAGAAGTCGAGAGCGGCTATCGAGGGGGCCGCCGCGAATGTCGCGTTTCCTGCGCGCTGAAGCTCAGCGCTGGAAATCGCATCCGCGTCGAATATCCTGACCTTCTCCGCCTCTATCGCGCCGCCCGACGACTGCGCGTAGGAACGCATCCAGCGAGCGGCCTCCTCTGGGGAGCATTCATCGTCCGAGAAGCAGCGGTAGAGCTTCGGCTCGTAGTCCTCGGCCCACAGCGCGCAGGAACAGCCGTCCTCGCGCCAGACGGCGAGGCCGCTTCCGCCCACCTCGGAGAGCATGACGAGCGGCGCGGGCACGAAGGCCGCCCCCTCGCCGAGAATTTTTTCGTAATGTTCTATCTCCTCGCGCGACGCGAACCACGCCGCTCCGCGCGTCGAAGACGAGCTCTGCTCCGTCACCTGCGGCGTCATCGAAAGCGCCGCGCGAGCGCCCGTCAGAGCGCGGAATTTCAGCTCCAGCGCGTTCCGCAGCCCGGCGCGCCGCCCGAACGGGAAAGCGAACGGATACGCCGCCGCCGTCTTAAACGGCACGCAGCAGACGCGCCGTTCTCCGGGCGAAAGAGGAGCCTCCTCCATCATACGGGCCGTATAAAAGGCGGCTTTTCCGTTAAGCCGCGGCCCCTCCGCGGGAATGAGCGAATGCAGCTTTTCGTTAAGCTTCTTAAACAACGGCCTTCCCACACCCCCAGCAGGCTATTCTTCCCATCTGTAAACGCCGGCGCCGCCGCGTTCGACGGTCGCCCTGTAATTCCTGACGTTCCCCGCCTCGTCGGAGACTCTGACGCTGAGCAGGAAACGGTCGCTTTCAAAGCCGATAATATTCGCGAGCTTCGTCGCCAGCGCCGCCGGAAAGCCCGGGACGGCGCGCAGCCCGTCCATGTCGCGGATCGGGTTCACGAGGCGGTAGGCCGCGATGCTGCGCGCGTGCGAGAGCGTCAGCGTATCGTCAAGCACCGCCAGCACCTCGGGCGCGGCGACGTTGACGTTGAGCTTCTCGCCTCCGTCCGCCGTAACGTAGGCGGCGAGGCCGGGCGCGTCCTCCGTGCCCCACAGCACGCCGTCCGTTATCTCCGGCATCGCGCGAAGCTCGCTCAAATCCGAAATCATACGGTTGATGTTGATATCGCGCTCCGCGCCGCCGAGCTTTTGATCCGTGTCCGAATCTATAAAGTCGATGACCTCCCGCGCCAGGCGCGGCTGTCCGAGCTCCTCCCATATATTCTCCCATGCGGCCTCGTACTCCGAACGGAGCGTGACGCCGTCGGGCAAAAGGAGCGCGTTTATCGCTATTTTATCATTTAACGGACGTATTTGTACTTCCACGGTGAATTCTCCGATTTCCAATTTTACGTGTTCGTAAGGGTCGTACAGCTTTTCCGTCGGGCCGTCCCAGCCGTTGGAATCCGCGTCAATCCTTCGGCTCATAACCTTCACGGCTATCTCGGCGGCTCCGCGGAAGCGGTATATCCTCTCGCGCGACGCCTCGGCCATCGACTGAGCGCGCGCGAACCACGCGAAGGCGGTCGCCGCAGTCAGCAGCGTAGCGGCGGCGAGCATCACGGAGACCAGGATGAAGCCGCTACTTCGCCGCACCCGCGAACCTCTCCGTGCACACGTAGGAGCCGTCGTCTTTCAGCACCAGCTCCGCGCGCAGTATCTCCGGCAGACCGCCCTCGTAGCTCTCGCGCTTCCACTCGCCGCCCTTCGGGAAGTAGAAGCGCAGGCCGCGCGCGTCGGGCAGCAGTAGCTCGCCGTCTTTCGCCTCGAGGTCGTCCGGGTCTATCTCCATAGGCTCCGGCACGTCGTCGGACTCCGCGCCGAATATGTCGCCTGAGCTCGCGTGCAGCGACGGCTGCCCGCATATCACCCAGCGGTAGAGGCCGGGCTCGCCGTCGCTGAATGAATCCTCCGGCAGCACGCGGTAGACGACGACGCCCGCGCTGCGTCCCTCGTAGGCCGGCGAGAGGCTCCACACCATCAGCCTGTCGTCCGCGTCGTTGCCGAGGCTCTCTTCGTGTATTACTTTGACGGATTGAAACGAAGGGTTGTGAAGCGCCATGCGGAGGTCGCGGTACATCGCGTCCGCCGCGTCGCGGGCGTTGTGGCGCGCGCCCCAGCGCGACTGCGCCTCCTCGAGCGAACGCACCGTCAGTACGAGCGGGGCGAGGGCCGCCGCCGCGATTATCCCGACGAGGCCGACGACCAAAAGTATCTCGATCAGCGTGAAGCCGCGCGCGCGCTTACTTTTCATCGTCCGCCGCGCCGCCGCCCGAACGCGGGGTCGGGCGAAGATATGTCGAAAGCTCGCCGAGCATGGCGAGGTCCTTCGTCTCGCGCGCATAACGCAGAAGCTCGACGAGCTGCTTCGCCTGCGGCTTCGTCCTGAAGCTTCGGTAAAGCTGCTCTATGCCGGCGCGCTCGTCCTCGGGGCGCCCGGTCGCCTCCGCGACCGCGAGCAGATGGTAGGCGAGCCGCTCTCCGGCATCGTCTCGCTCCATCAGGCTCTTTGCGGCCTCGTCTATGAAGGCGCGCTGAAGCTCCGCGTTCTTCGTCAGAGTCGCGGCGCGCAGGCACTTGTCGGCGACGCAGCCCGAATAGAAAAACGCCAGCCCCGCGGCGGCGACTGCGGCGGCGAACGCGCCGAAGAGCCGGGCGGCGAGGCCGTCGGGCATCGATCCGCGCGGCTCGCCGTCGAAGAGCGTCCTGTTCGCCCACGCGAAAGCGAGCGGCATCCATATCACGATTTCGATACGGTGGAACGGGCGGCTGAAAAGCGCGTCGAACCATATCAGAAAGAGCATCGCGCAGCCCCAGAGAGTGCCCGGCGGCAGCGGCCTCCGAAGCGCCAGCGCGCGCGCAAAGCCCGCGAGCCACCAGGCACCCGCCGCGAAGAGCGCCGCCGCGCCGAACAGTCCGAGCTCGGTGAGAAGCTGCAAATATTCGCTGTGCGCCCAGTATGTGAACTGCCATTTAAGCTCCGGGTGAGTCTTGAAGGCCTCGCGCTGTCCCTCGAGATAATGCCACTTATAGTGGCCGAGCCCGGTCCCGGCGAACGGGTGAAGCTTGAAGACGTTCCAGCTAGTTATCCAGATCTCGCGGCGCGCGCCGAAGTTCGAAGTGTTGAGCAGCATGTCGCTCGTCTTGTTGATGAGAGTGTAGGCGCGGCTCCAGCCGAAGTAAGCGGTGCCGATGTTAGCGGCGAGCATCAGAACGACTACGGCCGAGGCCGCGCCGACGCGCCGCAGCAGGACCAGGCACTCCCCGCGGCACCGGCAGACCGCGAGCGACAGGACGAGAGTCCCGGTGATGAGCGCGAGCATCCCCGCGCGCGTCGTCGAATTCCACAGCCCCCACGAGTTGAAGGCAAGCAGCGCAAGGTTGCCCCACGTCAGAAATTTGCGCCGCGCCCCCTCGTAGAGCGGCGAAGAGTAGACCATGTGGAGATATACCCCGTTCATCGCAGCCATCGCCATCCATAGGCCGAACATCTCCTGCTGTCCCGTGTTGCCTATGTAGTTGCCCGGCACGTTCATTATGAGCGGGCAGATGCCGTTCATATCCCGTATCAGAAGCTCGGCGAAGACGACGTTCACCGCCGCGTTGAGGTTCGCGAGCCACATGACGCGGCGCAGAGCCGTCTCGGAATCGAAGAGGTTGTAGCAAAAAACGTAGGCCGCGAACAGGACGGCGAAGAAGAACCATTCCTTGAAGTAGGTTGACCAGGCGAAGATGTCCGCCCAAAGCGGCTGTAATGATATAAAGGCGAGGAAGGCGAACCAGACGGCCCCGAAGAGGTCGAGGCGGAAGCCGGCGCGCTGCGGGCCGGAGAGCGCGAGCGTGACGCCGCCTATCAGCGAGATCGCGGCGACCGGCAGCATCGTGCAGGCCCATTTCATTATGTGCAGCGTGTCGAACCAGCCCGTGCCGGAGTATACGAGATTCGGAAGCGAGAGCGATACGAATATCAGCGGATAGAATATCCACAGCGGCACAAGCTCGCGCCGCCCTCCGCCGCCCGGAAGGAGCGACGGTGGGCGCACGGCTTTATCACGTTCGGATCTGTCCGCCGAAAATTTCATCTTTCGCCAGCGCAGCGGAGGACGGCTACATCGAAGCGCCGTAGACGTTCTCGAAGCGCGCGAATTCGCGGAAGAATACGAGGTCCACCTTGCCGGTCGGGCCGTTTCTGTTCTTCGCAACGATGACCTCGGCGGTAGCGTCCTGCGAGTCGTTCTCCTGCGCGTAGTAGGCCTCGCGGTAGAGGAAAAGGACCATGTCCGCGTCCTGCTCTATCGAGCCGCTTTCGCGAAGGTCGGAGAGCATCGGGCGCTTGTTGTTCTTGTCGCGCTTTTCAACGTCGCGCGAGAGCTGCGACAGAGCGATGACCGGCACGCGGAACTCGCGCGCAATGCTCTTGAGCGTGCGCGATATTTCCGAGACCTCCTGCGTGCGGTTCTCCATGTGCCGCGCGCCCTGCATAAGCTGGAGATAGTCGATTATGATGAGGCCGCGTCCTTCGCCGTGCTTCGCGAAGAAGCGGCGGCAGCGCCCGCGCAGTTCGAGAGTGTTCAGCGGAGAGCTGTCGTCGATGAAGATGGGGCTTTTCTCTATCTTCGCCGCGGCGCGCTTGAGGCTCTCCCACTGCTCGCTTTGCTGGCGGCGGCTCTCGAACAACTCGATGAGGTTCACCTTCGCCTCGGACGACAGCATTCTCTGAGCTATCTGCTCAGCCGACATTTCGAGGCTGAAGACGAGCACCGGGACGTTCTCCTCGCTCGCCGCGTACTGTCCTATGTTCAGGGCGAAGGCCGTCTTACCCATAGCGGGGCGCGCCGCTATGATGTAAAGCGCGCCCGGCTGAAGCCCCGCCGACATCCTGTCGAAGTCGGGAAAGCCTGTCGGCACTCCCGTTATCGCGAGGCCGCCCGCAAGGCGCTTCTCTATGTCGGACATCGCGGCTTTCAGCACGTCGTGCGTGGAGCGTATGTTCGTGGTGCGCCCGGTGCGCGAAATCTCGAAGACCTTCTGCTCCGCCGTCTCGAGGGCCTCGTCCACTTCGATCTCCTCGCTGAAGCCTATCTTCGATATGTCGCTGCCGACCGTTATCAGCGCGCGGTGGACGGCCTTGTCGCGGACGATGCCGGCGTGGTATTCGATGTTCGCCGTCGTCGTGACGGCCTCGGTGAGCGATGTGATGAACGAGAGTCCGCCCAGCGTCTTGACGAGGTCCTGCTTGGCGGCCTCGTCGCGGAAGGTCAGCGCGTCCACCGCGACGCTGCGTTCGGAGAGGGACTTGATTATCTCGAAGGCCTTCCTGTGGCGCGGGTCGTAGAAATCCTCGGCGGCGAGCATCTCGACCGCCGTATTGAGAGCCTCCGGGTCGAGCAGGCACGAGCCGAGCACCGCGCGTTCAGCCTCAAGGTTGAACGGCGGTATTCTCTCGGGCCCGGCTTGATTATCCAAAGCCTATTCAGTCTCCACTTTCAGCGTCATTTCGGCCTCTACACCAGGATAGAGCTTTATCCTGAAGGCGTAGCTTCCGGTCTGCTTGACAGAGTCGTCGAGCTTTATATCCTTTTTATCGACGGAGCTGCCGAACTGCGCCGCGAGCGCCTCGGCCACCTGAGCCGATGTGACGCTCCCGAAGAGCTTGCCGCCCTCCCCGGCGCTGGCCTTGACGGTCACGACCTTGCCGCCGAGCGTCTTCTTAAGCTCGAGGGCCGCCTTCTGGCGCTTGTCGTCTTTGGCTTTCTGCGTCTTCTGATTCTCCTGATACTCGCGTATCTTTCCGGGAGTGGCCTCGTCGGCGAGGCCGCGCCCCACGAGGAAGTTGCGTCCGTAGCCGTCTGAGACCTCTATAAGCTCTCCCTTTTTGCCGACTTTCGCGACATCCTGCTTAAGAATTACTTTCATATCTATTTCCCCCTTAGCTTGATACGCTTGCGCAAATCATACCATATGTCAAAAACTCCGGCCATCGACAGAACATACGAGACCGGCGCGAAAAAAATCCCGACGGCGACGGCGGCGCACCTGACCGCGCGGTTGACCCTGTAGGCCGACATGAAATACCACGCGAGCGAAAGGCCCTCTATAAGAAACACGCCGCGCAGCACCTCCATCATGTTGAGCGCGAGCATCTTATAAAGCGCGTCTTCGGGCATGGCCTTCGAGGCCATATCAAGGACGAGCGCCGCGAGCAGAGCCCAGAAGATATTCTTTGGGAAGCGCCAGCTCGCGAACGGCGGCAGCTTCGGCACGTTCAGCGACGCGTCTCGCCGCGCGTACAGCCGAGCGGCGAGATAGCCCGCTGCCGTGTCGCAGGCCGAGAACAATATCAGCATAGACGGCATGAGCATGCCGACCGTCTTCACCATATCGGCTGCATAGCTTCTTACGCTCTCCTGCGAGACCGAGACGCCGCCCTGCGACAGCGTGCCGGAGAGTGACGAGATGAACGCTTCGGCCGCCTCAGGCGTTATCATGAACGGATTGACGCCGGCCGCGTAGCGGAAGACTCCGATTAGAAAGAGCTTGACCGTCACGGACGCCGCGAGCGCGGCGAGAAAATAATCCGCGCCGTTTTTTGCGCGCAGCATCACGACGCCGGCGGCCATGCCGAGTATGGCGAACTCACAGACGTACAGCAGAGCCGAGACCTCGCCCATCGCCGCGAAGACGACGGCGGTCCCGGCCAGGGCGCCGGAAAGCGCGTGCCTTATCCCGGCGCGGCAGGTAAAGAGAAGAAAAGGAACAGGCGCGGCGAGAACGGTGAACGGAGAGAGGAACGCTATCTGCACTCCCGCCGCAAACATCGCGACGCTCGCCGCTATCCACGAAAAATATTCCAATATCAGTTTGCCTTTCACGTCAGACCCCCGCATGTCGCATATCAATAAAAAAGGAGAGCCGCAGGCTCTCCCGATATTATAACAGTTGAATTCGGTTTTTTAGTCCGAGGTAAAGGGCAGAAGCGCGATCAGCCTCGCGCGCTTGATGGCGCGGGTAAGCTGGCGCTGGTGCTTCGCGCAGGTGCCGGTCACGCGGCGCGGGAT from Cloacibacillus sp. An23 includes these protein-coding regions:
- a CDS encoding type II secretion system protein GspK; translated protein: MRRSSGFILVSVMLAAATLLTAATAFAWFARAQSMAEASRERIYRFRGAAEIAVKVMSRRIDADSNGWDGPTEKLYDPYEHVKLEIGEFTVEVQIRPLNDKIAINALLLPDGVTLRSEYEAAWENIWEELGQPRLAREVIDFIDSDTDQKLGGAERDININRMISDLSELRAMPEITDGVLWGTEDAPGLAAYVTADGGEKLNVNVAAPEVLAVLDDTLTLSHARSIAAYRLVNPIRDMDGLRAVPGFPAALATKLANIIGFESDRFLLSVRVSDEAGNVRNYRATVERGGAGVYRWEE
- a CDS encoding type II secretion system protein, yielding MKSKRARGFTLIEILLVVGLVGIIAAAALAPLVLTVRSLEEAQSRWGARHNARDAADAMYRDLRMALHNPSFQSVKVIHEESLGNDADDRLMVWSLSPAYEGRSAGVVVYRVLPEDSFSDGEPGLYRWVICGQPSLHASSGDIFGAESDDVPEPMEIDPDDLEAKDGELLLPDARGLRFYFPKGGEWKRESYEGGLPEILRAELVLKDDGSYVCTERFAGAAK
- a CDS encoding O-antigen ligase family protein; the encoded protein is MRPPSLLPGGGGRRELVPLWIFYPLIFVSLSLPNLVYSGTGWFDTLHIMKWACTMLPVAAISLIGGVTLALSGPQRAGFRLDLFGAVWFAFLAFISLQPLWADIFAWSTYFKEWFFFAVLFAAYVFCYNLFDSETALRRVMWLANLNAAVNVVFAELLIRDMNGICPLIMNVPGNYIGNTGQQEMFGLWMAMAAMNGVYLHMVYSSPLYEGARRKFLTWGNLALLAFNSWGLWNSTTRAGMLALITGTLVLSLAVCRCRGECLVLLRRVGAASAVVVLMLAANIGTAYFGWSRAYTLINKTSDMLLNTSNFGARREIWITSWNVFKLHPFAGTGLGHYKWHYLEGQREAFKTHPELKWQFTYWAHSEYLQLLTELGLFGAAALFAAGAWWLAGFARALALRRPLPPGTLWGCAMLFLIWFDALFSRPFHRIEIVIWMPLAFAWANRTLFDGEPRGSMPDGLAARLFGAFAAAVAAAGLAFFYSGCVADKCLRAATLTKNAELQRAFIDEAAKSLMERDDAGERLAYHLLAVAEATGRPEDERAGIEQLYRSFRTKPQAKQLVELLRYARETKDLAMLGELSTYLRPTPRSGGGAADDEK
- the dnaB gene encoding replicative DNA helicase; the encoded protein is MDNQAGPERIPPFNLEAERAVLGSCLLDPEALNTAVEMLAAEDFYDPRHRKAFEIIKSLSERSVAVDALTFRDEAAKQDLVKTLGGLSFITSLTEAVTTTANIEYHAGIVRDKAVHRALITVGSDISKIGFSEEIEVDEALETAEQKVFEISRTGRTTNIRSTHDVLKAAMSDIEKRLAGGLAITGVPTGFPDFDRMSAGLQPGALYIIAARPAMGKTAFALNIGQYAASEENVPVLVFSLEMSAEQIAQRMLSSEAKVNLIELFESRRQQSEQWESLKRAAAKIEKSPIFIDDSSPLNTLELRGRCRRFFAKHGEGRGLIIIDYLQLMQGARHMENRTQEVSEISRTLKSIAREFRVPVIALSQLSRDVEKRDKNNKRPMLSDLRESGSIEQDADMVLFLYREAYYAQENDSQDATAEVIVAKNRNGPTGKVDLVFFREFARFENVYGASM
- the rplI gene encoding 50S ribosomal protein L9, with product MKVILKQDVAKVGKKGELIEVSDGYGRNFLVGRGLADEATPGKIREYQENQKTQKAKDDKRQKAALELKKTLGGKVVTVKASAGEGGKLFGSVTSAQVAEALAAQFGSSVDKKDIKLDDSVKQTGSYAFRIKLYPGVEAEMTLKVETE
- a CDS encoding DUF2232 domain-containing protein; translation: MKGKLILEYFSWIAASVAMFAAGVQIAFLSPFTVLAAPVPFLLFTCRAGIRHALSGALAGTAVVFAAMGEVSALLYVCEFAILGMAAGVVMLRAKNGADYFLAALAASVTVKLFLIGVFRYAAGVNPFMITPEAAEAFISSLSGTLSQGGVSVSQESVRSYAADMVKTVGMLMPSMLILFSACDTAAGYLAARLYARRDASLNVPKLPPFASWRFPKNIFWALLAALVLDMASKAMPEDALYKMLALNMMEVLRGVFLIEGLSLAWYFMSAYRVNRAVRCAAVAVGIFFAPVSYVLSMAGVFDIWYDLRKRIKLRGK